One segment of Rubripirellula amarantea DNA contains the following:
- a CDS encoding outer membrane protein assembly factor BamB family protein produces the protein MRHLNTIVATAIASAILIPSVPSQAESNAWLSFRGDGSSSASSGPEVLDTTDQGNLVWSTTMPGRSVAAPIVIGGLVVSTSAEGPDEPNLFVTGLDVETGKVRWQQSFRATGRPFHHPTSSGAAPTPASDGNRIVAFYSSNDLVCLDLDGNLVWYRGLGSDYPKAGNDVGMASSPVIVDGAVIVQVECQGDSFAAAIELETGKNRWRISRPAASNWASPAVITRPNGSQEVILQSGSDLVAVDPANGTELWRMDEPRASIPSATKGSGMLLVPGSDLMALRIGEGTGKPEVVWQESKLSPKNACVAIAGDRAYVLKGSVLIAASVESGETIWQQRLSGLGGTWASPVVAGDRIYIFDQSGVGLVVQDKGDEAEVVSTVELGDGVLGSPAIADGKLFIRSQTKMFCFE, from the coding sequence ATGCGTCACCTTAATACGATTGTTGCCACCGCAATTGCCTCGGCGATCTTGATTCCCTCGGTTCCATCGCAAGCCGAATCGAATGCATGGCTATCGTTTCGAGGAGACGGATCCAGCAGTGCAAGCAGTGGTCCGGAAGTCTTGGACACGACTGATCAAGGAAACTTGGTTTGGAGCACCACTATGCCAGGTCGTAGCGTCGCGGCTCCTATCGTGATCGGCGGCTTGGTGGTCTCGACCAGCGCCGAGGGGCCGGATGAACCCAACCTTTTCGTTACCGGGCTCGATGTGGAAACCGGTAAGGTTCGATGGCAGCAGTCTTTCCGCGCGACCGGTCGCCCCTTTCATCACCCGACCAGTTCCGGAGCCGCTCCGACACCGGCGAGCGATGGAAACCGAATTGTCGCGTTCTACAGTAGCAACGATTTGGTGTGCCTGGACCTTGATGGAAACCTAGTTTGGTATCGCGGACTCGGATCTGATTATCCGAAGGCTGGAAACGACGTGGGAATGGCATCGTCGCCCGTGATTGTCGATGGCGCGGTGATTGTCCAAGTCGAATGTCAGGGCGATTCCTTTGCCGCGGCGATTGAGCTCGAAACGGGGAAGAACCGCTGGCGAATCTCGCGACCAGCGGCGTCAAACTGGGCGTCTCCCGCAGTGATCACTCGTCCCAACGGCAGTCAGGAAGTGATCCTGCAATCGGGCAGTGACCTAGTCGCTGTAGATCCTGCCAACGGCACTGAGTTATGGCGGATGGATGAACCGCGAGCGTCAATACCTTCAGCCACAAAGGGCAGTGGAATGTTGCTGGTGCCGGGATCTGACCTTATGGCACTTCGCATCGGCGAGGGAACAGGCAAGCCTGAGGTTGTTTGGCAAGAGTCGAAGCTGTCACCCAAGAATGCTTGTGTCGCAATCGCAGGCGACCGGGCCTACGTCTTGAAGGGGTCGGTACTGATCGCGGCATCGGTCGAATCTGGCGAAACGATTTGGCAACAACGTTTGTCAGGTCTCGGCGGAACCTGGGCATCACCCGTCGTCGCTGGCGACCGGATCTACATCTTTGATCAATCGGGTGTCGGTCTTGTTGTTCAAGACAAAGGTGACGAAGCAGAGGTAGTCAGCACGGTAGAACTCGGTGACGGTGTCCTTGGTTCGCCCGCGATCGCAGACGGAAAACTTTTCATTCGAAGCCAAACGAAAATGTTCTGCTTTGAATAG
- a CDS encoding DUF1552 domain-containing protein, which translates to MSINNKIQVNFQRRLQRRTLLRGSGVAMGLPMLTAMTPAFASPDTQPPVKRFVAITLGLGLVADNLFPKEAGKNYKSSLYLSPLEDMREKLTVVSGASHPGVKGGHRAEASILTASAVGSAGRSTNSISLDQLMAKYVGAATRIPSLVLSTTGTTSPCYTESGAMIPPLNSAQKLFDELFVDLSKYEQEKQAARVRQGRSIMDLVGDDAKSLARTLGREDRHRLGEYFASVRALEERMADAERWAKLPKPEVDAERPGKASNPNDTIGRLKTMCDLTKLALQTDSTRVVTLHIPGAGGVLPIEGVEEGYHSLSHHGLDETKLAQLALIEAALVQQWGTFIRDLDAIEEGDSTLLDRTNTLVTSNLGNASSHDNRNMPVLLAGGGFRHAGHLAFDRKKNEPLPNLYVSLLQNMNLEFDSFATSTGTLNGLEI; encoded by the coding sequence ATGAGCATCAATAACAAGATCCAAGTGAACTTCCAGCGTCGTTTACAACGCCGAACTTTGCTACGCGGCAGTGGTGTCGCCATGGGACTGCCCATGCTTACCGCAATGACACCGGCGTTCGCGAGCCCGGACACTCAACCGCCCGTGAAGCGATTCGTTGCGATCACGCTGGGCTTAGGCTTGGTTGCCGATAACTTGTTCCCTAAAGAGGCGGGGAAGAACTACAAGTCATCGCTTTACCTATCGCCACTCGAGGACATGCGAGAGAAATTGACGGTCGTTTCCGGTGCATCGCATCCAGGCGTGAAGGGTGGACACCGCGCCGAAGCCAGTATCCTGACCGCATCCGCAGTAGGCTCAGCAGGTCGTTCGACGAATTCGATTTCGCTTGACCAATTGATGGCCAAGTACGTGGGGGCCGCCACTCGAATTCCATCGTTGGTGCTTAGCACGACTGGCACGACGAGTCCCTGCTATACCGAAAGCGGAGCGATGATTCCGCCACTCAACTCAGCCCAGAAATTGTTTGACGAACTGTTTGTGGACTTGTCTAAATACGAACAAGAAAAGCAAGCGGCGCGTGTCCGGCAAGGCCGTAGCATCATGGATTTAGTCGGCGATGATGCGAAGTCTCTCGCTCGCACGCTCGGTCGCGAAGACCGACACCGGCTTGGCGAGTACTTCGCCAGCGTCCGTGCACTCGAAGAGCGAATGGCGGATGCGGAAAGGTGGGCGAAACTGCCGAAACCTGAAGTCGACGCCGAGCGTCCTGGCAAGGCAAGCAACCCTAATGACACCATTGGGCGGCTCAAAACGATGTGCGACCTGACAAAGCTTGCTCTACAAACCGATTCCACACGAGTCGTTACGTTGCACATACCCGGCGCTGGTGGCGTCTTGCCAATCGAAGGCGTGGAAGAGGGCTACCATAGCCTCAGTCACCACGGTCTTGACGAAACCAAACTCGCACAACTGGCGCTCATTGAGGCTGCTCTGGTGCAACAATGGGGAACGTTCATTCGAGACCTCGATGCGATTGAAGAGGGCGATTCGACCTTGTTGGATCGGACCAATACCCTCGTTACCAGCAACCTGGGAAATGCTTCGAGTCACGACAATCGCAACATGCCGGTACTGCTAGCCGGTGGTGGTTTCCGTCACGCCGGTCATCTTGCGTTTGATCGAAAGAAGAACGAACCACTACCCAACTTGTATGTTTCGCTGCTGCAAAACATGAACCTTGAATTCGACAGCTTTGCGACCAGCACGGGCACTTTGAACGGACTAGAGATCTAG
- a CDS encoding DUF1592 domain-containing protein, whose translation MLLVRSLLIAVSVCVLSPLRGFAKDSSATQPPAITMRLVERSCIGCHEGPDGEGGLDLTALSTDLSDPNVAMAWVRIHDRVKDGEMPPPDDDELADPLRRNFTRQTAKWISDFQESQFEQFGRVQGRRLTNSELERTLQDLLAIDIPLSRLMTAEPRNDGFIGIADSQSMSHYQMESHIKAVDAALDTAFDRIVGPTSPMVRELPPEKIARKNPKRRCRDPEMRKGLAVTWASKMIFYGRMTSTTSPEDGWYRITFKASGLKPPEGRDVWCTIRSGACVSGDPLMNWIGSFAATKDPAVHVYDAWIPAGHMIEIRPGDAMLKQAKFQGGQVGVGEGEPQNVPGVALHSLKMERIYPKGDPVETRRRLLGDLNVSIDRKKHKIELKSKTPDAALARQLRSFMHSAFRRPVPQNVVNAYSKMLGQAIESGEEPIMALKSTYRAVLCSPRFIYRVEPFEDSSSGSSLLDQYAIANRLAYFLTGTMPDEVLLQLAADGQLSDPNVLHQQVDRLLDDAGRPKFVKDFAAEWLDLMDIDFTEPDPGLYRNYDPVVQNAMLDETHLFLDEMIDKDLPIQNLVRSDFTYLNSRLARHYGIEDFDGNETKRHTLDKSSVRGGLLAHGAIMKVTANGTTTSPVLRGVWVSERILGTEIPPPPENVPAVEPDIRGATTIREQLLKHVDDSQCAACHVKIDPPGYALENFDPAGQWRERYFNRNAKGSNRRPKIDPSFQMPSGEKFEDFNQFRDLVSADTDALARNVVEKLLTYGTGATIKFADRENVETIVKQTKSDRHGMKSLIKAVVTSPTFLSK comes from the coding sequence ATGCTGCTTGTTCGATCGCTGTTGATCGCCGTTTCTGTCTGCGTACTCTCGCCGCTGCGGGGGTTCGCAAAGGACTCATCCGCCACGCAACCACCCGCGATCACCATGCGTTTAGTGGAACGATCGTGCATAGGATGTCATGAGGGCCCCGACGGCGAAGGTGGTCTTGATCTAACCGCGTTAAGCACCGATTTGTCCGACCCCAATGTTGCCATGGCATGGGTTCGAATCCATGACCGCGTCAAGGACGGCGAGATGCCGCCGCCGGATGATGATGAACTGGCTGATCCGCTACGGCGAAACTTCACGCGCCAGACGGCAAAGTGGATTAGTGATTTTCAAGAAAGTCAGTTCGAACAATTCGGTCGAGTTCAGGGTCGTAGGCTCACCAATTCCGAGCTAGAGCGAACGCTCCAGGACCTGCTCGCTATCGACATACCGCTGTCACGTCTAATGACCGCCGAACCACGCAACGATGGCTTCATTGGAATTGCCGATAGTCAGTCGATGTCGCACTACCAGATGGAATCGCACATCAAAGCGGTCGATGCGGCGCTCGACACCGCATTTGATCGAATCGTTGGACCAACCTCTCCGATGGTTCGTGAACTCCCGCCTGAAAAGATCGCTCGAAAGAATCCTAAGCGGCGATGTCGCGATCCTGAAATGCGAAAAGGGCTTGCCGTTACATGGGCGAGCAAGATGATTTTCTATGGGCGGATGACGTCGACGACTTCACCCGAAGATGGCTGGTATCGGATCACGTTTAAGGCGTCTGGACTTAAACCGCCCGAGGGCCGCGACGTGTGGTGCACCATTCGAAGCGGTGCTTGTGTATCAGGCGATCCACTAATGAACTGGATTGGTTCGTTCGCGGCGACGAAGGATCCTGCCGTTCACGTTTACGATGCTTGGATTCCCGCCGGGCACATGATCGAGATACGGCCCGGCGATGCCATGCTCAAACAAGCAAAGTTCCAGGGCGGACAGGTTGGGGTAGGTGAAGGCGAACCTCAAAACGTTCCGGGCGTTGCCCTGCACTCGCTGAAAATGGAGCGAATCTATCCCAAGGGCGACCCTGTCGAAACGCGCAGGCGGTTACTCGGTGATCTTAACGTCAGCATAGATCGCAAGAAGCACAAGATCGAGCTTAAATCGAAAACCCCGGACGCGGCTTTGGCACGCCAACTTCGATCGTTCATGCATTCCGCGTTTCGCCGTCCTGTGCCCCAGAACGTCGTCAACGCGTATTCAAAAATGCTTGGTCAAGCGATCGAATCGGGCGAAGAACCAATCATGGCGCTGAAGTCCACCTATCGAGCCGTGCTTTGCTCTCCACGATTCATCTATCGCGTCGAACCGTTTGAGGATTCATCGAGCGGAAGCAGTTTGCTCGATCAATATGCGATTGCGAACCGACTTGCCTACTTCCTCACTGGAACTATGCCGGACGAAGTCCTGTTGCAATTAGCAGCCGATGGTCAATTGTCCGATCCGAATGTTTTGCACCAACAAGTTGACCGGCTGCTGGACGACGCAGGACGCCCCAAGTTTGTCAAAGACTTTGCTGCCGAATGGCTCGACTTAATGGACATTGATTTCACCGAGCCTGATCCAGGGCTGTACCGGAACTATGACCCCGTCGTCCAAAATGCGATGCTTGATGAGACTCACTTGTTCCTTGACGAGATGATCGACAAAGATTTGCCGATTCAAAATTTGGTCCGCAGCGACTTCACTTATCTCAACAGTCGCTTGGCTCGTCATTATGGCATCGAAGACTTCGACGGCAATGAAACGAAACGGCACACCCTCGACAAGTCGTCTGTGCGAGGTGGATTGCTGGCTCATGGTGCGATCATGAAGGTCACCGCCAACGGCACGACGACCTCGCCGGTGCTTCGCGGTGTTTGGGTTTCGGAGCGAATCTTAGGCACAGAAATTCCTCCACCGCCCGAGAATGTCCCTGCGGTCGAGCCTGATATTCGCGGAGCCACGACCATTCGTGAACAACTTCTCAAGCATGTTGATGATTCACAGTGCGCTGCCTGTCACGTCAAAATTGACCCTCCCGGCTATGCGTTGGAAAATTTTGACCCAGCCGGTCAATGGCGCGAACGATACTTCAATCGTAATGCCAAGGGTAGCAATCGCCGTCCGAAGATTGACCCCAGCTTCCAAATGCCTTCGGGTGAAAAATTCGAAGACTTCAATCAGTTCCGTGATCTAGTTTCGGCTGACACCGATGCGCTAGCTCGAAATGTAGTTGAAAAGCTACTGACGTACGGCACGGGTGCAACCATCAAATTCGCTGACCGCGAGAACGTGGAAACCATCGTTAAGCAAACCAAGTCAGATCGCCACGGGATGAAATCGCTTATCAAAGCGGTTGTGACCAGCCCTACCTTCTTGAGCAAATAA
- a CDS encoding FtsK/SpoIIIE domain-containing protein, translated as MKDSTVSPTGLMNVTRSKQVLSALADRVGHCVLERERLKAQHAQARAKEEIELNEEKRSVTSHCRDSRRNMLNKWDNAEEILTFKYEQQTLSLRSELNRLAVIYRRKKQEEEQTIERKVEARHQAVLQQFENRKNQPGQQQRKEIKQIDEALLPLQDHLEWANALTVRRLDGLLEVGPPEDPEEDMSQPLPKDVREAIDTIDVITRKCNKVIHEMQTGAASKIVDSFYLPAGVGVFVLIWGIIAIATVEKQPYLWAAAGVIPAGILGFTIYLILLMPLKRMTRKLYPRVVRLGRAADECAEHARKISRRIASDSSKELIERRDAHIAAAKRWKTEQLAELEKRINDEFTAKRAKLLELLEASGHQYEKSVSQVTEQMRENADQVAHAITNTLAKADHAIEQKREANSAKRFLELQYLTQRLATGVKFAVARIEKTNQAVRQQFPSWKEVLASDLCHRDHLDCLPLGSLLIGDELAGALNVEPPQHQNGHVESATIPIAIATENPANASPVSLVSEINIPDRLPIVLHRRLHSCLVIHCDESTMSDAIDMCQQLLWRLLSSAPAGRAKLTLIDPIGRGQNFTSLMALADHDPSIIGHRVWTTDNKIETRLSEIAHYVEDVLQSSLRDRFERIEDYNLVAGSMAVPYRAIAGIGLPSGLSRDGYKHLNAIINSGLRCGIFTILVCRDDQPWPSDMPIPSGSNVMQVRIKEDQGVHLEVPGLEHLALEPLSSPPPNLRDSLVEKIGVATVNASRVEIPLDQVLTSVIEGSGETNSGINIPIGSQGANRTLSLDLGEGVRQHVLIAGKTGSGKSTLLHSIITAGAYQYRPDQLQFYLLDFKKGVEFKVYADSGLPHARVIGIESEREFGRSVLQRLDAELQSRGEKFRAVGAQELGAYREKSEDAMPRIMLVVDEFQELFMRDDRIAADCAMLLDRLVRQGRSFGMHVILSSQSLAGAYSLPRATLGQMAVRIAMQCSEADAALILSDDNTAARLISRPGEAIYNNAGGLAEGNQPFQVAWLSADRHREMLVSIAARDQSHRAKLGPAVIFEGNRPCYWTSELADAALQNDSANAMTGLLGESVEIGPPLGISLSRDPGRNALLVAGGESRAAILATAISGFAKSVPELEVVYFDGARPDDGPLMNDWLDQCGINLKSVKPRDSEAEIARVADIVKQREENAAGETSSDPPVLVVIDPLERFRDLRQDESFSFSLDAASEMSGGKAFQTVLREGPSQGVFVLAVCSGAETLSRWLPRGSQHDFELRILGQMNQNDSSFLVDSPVASDLSTATMLVYDHADGSITKFRQSELPDAAKVKKWLNT; from the coding sequence ATGAAAGATTCGACAGTTAGTCCAACCGGTTTGATGAACGTCACTCGTTCTAAGCAAGTGCTCTCGGCATTGGCGGACCGGGTGGGGCACTGTGTTTTGGAGCGAGAGCGATTGAAGGCTCAGCATGCTCAAGCGCGAGCCAAAGAAGAAATTGAACTCAACGAAGAGAAGCGAAGCGTTACCAGCCATTGCCGCGATTCACGTCGCAACATGCTAAACAAATGGGACAACGCCGAGGAAATCCTGACGTTCAAGTACGAGCAGCAAACTCTTTCCTTGCGATCCGAACTTAATCGCCTTGCTGTTATCTATCGCCGGAAGAAACAAGAAGAAGAACAGACGATCGAACGCAAAGTAGAGGCTCGACACCAAGCGGTCTTGCAACAGTTCGAGAACCGCAAGAACCAACCCGGCCAACAACAACGCAAAGAGATCAAGCAGATCGATGAAGCGCTGCTGCCTTTGCAAGATCACCTCGAATGGGCCAACGCTTTAACGGTTCGCAGGTTGGATGGTTTGCTTGAAGTTGGCCCGCCTGAGGACCCCGAAGAGGACATGAGCCAGCCGCTTCCCAAAGATGTACGGGAAGCTATCGACACGATTGATGTGATCACTCGGAAATGCAACAAAGTTATCCATGAAATGCAGACCGGTGCTGCATCGAAAATTGTTGACTCGTTTTACTTGCCAGCGGGCGTAGGCGTTTTCGTTTTAATCTGGGGAATCATCGCCATCGCGACGGTTGAAAAGCAACCTTACCTTTGGGCTGCCGCAGGAGTGATCCCTGCTGGAATTTTAGGATTCACGATTTACCTGATCCTTCTGATGCCGCTTAAACGCATGACGCGAAAGCTCTATCCGCGAGTCGTCCGACTTGGACGCGCCGCAGACGAATGCGCCGAACACGCACGCAAAATCAGTCGCCGCATCGCGTCAGATTCGTCGAAGGAACTGATCGAACGTCGCGACGCTCACATTGCTGCGGCAAAGCGATGGAAAACGGAACAGCTCGCCGAACTGGAAAAACGCATCAACGATGAATTCACGGCGAAGCGGGCCAAGTTGCTTGAATTGTTGGAAGCAAGCGGCCACCAATATGAAAAATCGGTGTCCCAAGTGACCGAACAGATGCGTGAAAACGCAGACCAAGTCGCTCACGCCATCACTAATACGCTCGCTAAAGCCGATCATGCGATCGAACAAAAGCGTGAAGCGAATTCGGCCAAACGCTTCTTGGAGTTGCAGTACCTGACCCAGCGCCTAGCTACAGGCGTCAAGTTCGCAGTTGCTCGAATCGAGAAAACGAATCAAGCCGTTCGACAACAATTCCCTAGTTGGAAAGAGGTATTGGCCAGTGATCTATGCCACCGTGACCATTTGGATTGCTTGCCGTTGGGGTCGCTACTGATTGGCGACGAACTCGCGGGTGCTCTTAACGTTGAACCTCCACAACATCAAAACGGACATGTCGAATCCGCGACGATTCCCATCGCTATCGCCACTGAAAACCCAGCGAATGCTTCTCCAGTATCACTAGTTTCCGAGATCAACATTCCTGATCGTTTGCCCATCGTCCTGCATCGGCGCCTTCACAGTTGCCTAGTCATACACTGTGATGAATCAACCATGAGTGATGCGATCGACATGTGCCAACAATTGCTATGGAGATTGCTTTCCAGTGCTCCCGCCGGTCGAGCAAAGCTTACATTGATTGACCCGATTGGACGAGGACAGAACTTTACGAGCTTGATGGCACTTGCGGATCATGATCCATCGATCATTGGGCACCGCGTTTGGACCACCGATAACAAAATTGAAACAAGGCTTAGCGAGATCGCGCATTACGTCGAGGATGTCTTACAGTCCTCGCTGCGAGATCGGTTCGAGCGAATCGAAGACTACAATCTTGTTGCCGGTTCGATGGCAGTGCCTTATCGCGCCATCGCAGGCATTGGCTTGCCATCGGGACTATCAAGAGACGGCTATAAACACCTCAACGCGATTATCAACAGTGGACTAAGGTGCGGAATCTTTACCATTTTGGTTTGCCGTGACGATCAACCTTGGCCCTCCGACATGCCGATCCCGTCGGGCAGCAACGTCATGCAAGTGAGAATAAAAGAGGATCAAGGTGTTCACTTGGAAGTCCCCGGTCTAGAGCATCTTGCTCTCGAACCCCTTTCATCGCCGCCACCGAATTTGCGAGACTCGTTGGTCGAAAAGATTGGCGTAGCGACCGTCAATGCATCGCGAGTTGAAATCCCCCTTGATCAAGTGCTGACCAGTGTGATCGAAGGCAGTGGCGAGACCAATTCCGGCATCAACATTCCAATCGGAAGCCAAGGCGCAAACCGAACCCTTTCGCTAGACCTAGGCGAAGGTGTTCGGCAGCACGTGTTGATTGCGGGCAAAACCGGTTCCGGAAAAAGTACGCTGCTGCATTCAATCATCACGGCGGGTGCCTATCAGTACCGTCCAGATCAACTGCAGTTCTACTTATTGGATTTCAAGAAGGGCGTTGAGTTCAAGGTCTATGCAGATTCGGGACTGCCGCATGCTCGTGTGATCGGAATCGAGAGCGAACGAGAGTTCGGTCGCAGTGTGCTGCAACGTCTTGATGCCGAGTTGCAATCGCGAGGTGAAAAGTTCCGCGCAGTCGGTGCCCAAGAACTCGGCGCGTATCGCGAGAAGTCCGAGGACGCGATGCCACGGATCATGTTGGTGGTCGACGAGTTTCAAGAACTCTTCATGCGTGACGACCGGATCGCTGCGGATTGTGCGATGCTTCTGGATCGCCTGGTGCGACAAGGACGCTCGTTCGGAATGCACGTGATCTTGAGCAGTCAATCGCTGGCCGGCGCCTACTCGTTGCCCCGAGCAACTCTGGGCCAAATGGCTGTTCGAATTGCGATGCAGTGCAGTGAAGCCGACGCGGCATTGATTCTTTCGGACGACAATACCGCGGCCCGATTAATTAGCCGACCAGGCGAAGCGATCTACAACAACGCGGGTGGGCTTGCGGAAGGGAACCAACCTTTTCAAGTCGCGTGGCTTTCGGCGGATCGGCACCGCGAAATGCTTGTCTCGATTGCCGCGCGCGATCAAAGCCATCGTGCAAAGCTGGGACCAGCAGTAATTTTCGAGGGCAATCGACCTTGCTACTGGACGAGTGAACTCGCCGATGCCGCGTTGCAGAACGATTCAGCAAATGCCATGACCGGATTGCTAGGGGAGTCCGTTGAGATTGGTCCTCCGCTTGGCATCAGCCTTTCTCGTGACCCCGGCCGCAACGCACTGCTGGTCGCGGGAGGTGAATCAAGAGCGGCAATTCTTGCCACGGCGATCTCTGGTTTTGCCAAGTCGGTACCTGAACTCGAGGTGGTGTACTTTGACGGGGCACGTCCCGACGATGGCCCCTTGATGAACGATTGGTTGGATCAGTGTGGCATCAACCTTAAGTCGGTTAAACCTCGTGATAGCGAAGCCGAGATTGCTCGCGTCGCGGATATCGTTAAGCAACGAGAAGAGAATGCAGCCGGCGAAACGTCCTCGGATCCTCCCGTCTTAGTCGTCATTGATCCGCTAGAAAGATTTCGTGACCTACGACAAGACGAATCCTTTAGCTTCTCACTTGATGCCGCGAGCGAGATGAGCGGCGGGAAAGCATTCCAAACCGTGCTTCGCGAAGGACCGTCTCAAGGCGTGTTTGTTCTGGCGGTTTGCAGCGGCGCGGAAACGCTTTCACGTTGGTTACCTCGCGGAAGCCAACACGACTTTGAACTGCGGATTCTGGGCCAGATGAACCAGAACGATTCGTCGTTCCTGGTCGATTCCCCGGTCGCGTCTGATTTGTCGACCGCGACGATGCTGGTTTATGACCATGCCGACGGGTCGATTACAAAATTCCGGCAATCGGAACTACCAGACGCGGCTAAAGTCAAGAAATGGCTAAATACGTAG
- a CDS encoding HEAT repeat domain-containing protein, with translation MFEHQLTSLLSRDADPVAAGWQLRELADASIEKAPLLLEQLAQLSSQAPTADPAILGGLIRVLHTTTLQPGGDVAEVLDFDQLRELTSKVPESTPNRHLLLQLAASIRTQESLNWLVDCLIESPPTDWINAAQSLSPLMKYNDWPIAAVFPRVFGALQHPSLASTLLDLANYLYRSGRIDQHPASGRETMLNALLGEVTGRLAQFEENPRVFGDDVNTVQTRLGEAVALAVSLCDSVGLLGDESAISKLNQTIELKHRRVQCEAAGALARLGDDLGKKRLIELAAEPSARLRAIHYADELHFGELIDEKYRSDEATAEAEMTLWLSQPAQMGVPPTSVEVVHRKRMLWPSFNDPVDILLVRFEYNFGERIYSNVGVTGPVTFALGADVADLPMNDIYAIYAGWHADHPEIFVVPSEQLNEAQVRVMRSLSEHLERSEFESLKPALLGIFLDEKAGVFEATRDGKPCLVVSDGLETIEQPTSGRLRPLSAIDLFNLYKGRKMLRTFNNEIDSDSESDETNELDSPS, from the coding sequence GTGTTTGAGCATCAACTCACTTCTCTTCTCAGCCGCGACGCAGACCCCGTAGCCGCGGGTTGGCAATTGCGAGAACTCGCCGACGCGTCTATCGAGAAAGCCCCACTGTTACTGGAACAACTCGCTCAGCTTAGTAGCCAAGCGCCGACGGCCGATCCGGCAATCTTAGGGGGCTTAATTCGCGTCCTACACACGACCACGCTTCAACCAGGTGGTGATGTCGCGGAAGTATTGGACTTCGACCAACTTCGTGAATTGACATCCAAGGTCCCCGAATCAACGCCTAATCGTCACCTGTTGTTGCAGTTGGCGGCCAGCATCCGCACACAAGAGTCATTGAATTGGTTGGTCGATTGCTTGATCGAATCGCCACCGACGGATTGGATCAATGCGGCTCAATCGCTCAGCCCGCTAATGAAGTACAACGACTGGCCCATTGCCGCCGTGTTCCCTCGCGTGTTCGGTGCTCTCCAACACCCGTCGCTCGCATCCACGCTCTTGGACTTGGCCAATTACCTCTATCGCAGCGGACGCATTGATCAACATCCAGCATCGGGACGCGAAACGATGCTGAACGCGTTATTGGGTGAAGTCACGGGTCGTCTTGCCCAATTCGAAGAGAACCCTCGCGTCTTCGGTGACGATGTCAACACCGTCCAGACTCGTCTAGGGGAAGCGGTCGCGCTTGCGGTGTCACTTTGCGATAGCGTTGGCCTGTTGGGCGATGAGTCTGCCATTAGCAAGCTGAATCAAACGATCGAACTGAAACATCGACGAGTTCAGTGCGAAGCCGCCGGGGCGTTGGCCAGACTTGGTGATGACTTGGGCAAGAAGCGGCTGATAGAGCTTGCGGCAGAACCTTCGGCACGACTCCGAGCAATTCACTACGCCGACGAGCTTCACTTCGGTGAACTGATCGACGAAAAGTATCGCAGCGACGAAGCAACTGCCGAAGCCGAAATGACACTATGGTTGAGCCAACCGGCGCAAATGGGTGTTCCGCCAACCAGTGTGGAAGTCGTCCATCGCAAACGGATGCTGTGGCCAAGTTTTAATGACCCGGTTGATATCCTTTTAGTTCGGTTCGAGTACAACTTTGGCGAGCGGATTTATAGCAACGTGGGTGTCACGGGGCCGGTGACGTTTGCGCTCGGTGCGGATGTCGCCGACTTGCCGATGAACGACATCTATGCAATTTATGCAGGTTGGCACGCCGACCATCCCGAAATCTTCGTGGTGCCTTCTGAACAACTCAACGAGGCTCAAGTTCGCGTCATGCGTTCGTTGAGCGAGCATTTGGAACGATCCGAGTTCGAATCACTAAAACCGGCATTGCTGGGAATTTTCCTGGATGAAAAAGCTGGCGTGTTCGAAGCGACTCGCGATGGCAAGCCATGCCTTGTGGTCAGTGACGGACTCGAGACGATCGAACAACCGACCTCGGGAAGATTGCGTCCACTTTCGGCCATTGATCTATTCAATCTCTACAAGGGTCGCAAAATGCTTCGAACGTTTAACAACGAAATCGATAGCGACAGCGAAAGCGATGAAACGAACGAACTGGATTCACCGTCATGA